Genomic segment of Marmota flaviventris isolate mMarFla1 chromosome 4, mMarFla1.hap1, whole genome shotgun sequence:
TATTCCCAGcaggaaggttgaggcaggaggatcaccaagacTGAGGCCAGCCCGGGGATCATGGCATGAGcctatttcagaataaaaaaaaaaaaaaagtactggagaTGACGCtctgtgatagagcacccctgggctcagtctCAATACTGATAATAATATAACAACACCTtggagaaacaaaaggaaagattGATCATCCTTAGCTATTCAAACTGGGAAGAGTACACAGCGGGCTCATTacactaattttttaatgtttcttcaaTGGAACTTTGTAAAAGAAGTCAAACACTGGGTTTGAGAGGACTATTAGATGTCATGTGGAAATGTATGTAGTTATATATAGGAACTGTAGTTCAGCAAAGAAATGAGGGTTAAAGAAATGTGGGAATTGTCAATACACGGGAAGTGACAGGGACAGAATACCTACACAGGGAATTAAAGTACAGAACAGGTTCAGCAATGAAAAACCGAACCTCCCCGTGTTTGGAgatggggaagaggagaggaagcaaGAAAATCACCTTCACTGGGGTTTTTAAACACATATCAAGAGTTACTGAAAGATACCTAAGAAACAGCATTTCCACTTCTGAGGACTATATCCCCAAAACTCATAATGACACTATGAAGATTTATCACACTGCTtcacaggaaataaaaaagggaaagaaaaataaaaatagaggaagCTCTGTGAAACAATCAAAGCCCGAGCAATAATGGCTAACCAGATACATCACAGTGCATCCAAGAATGCGCACAGCCACCAACAGGAGGCAGGCAGGTTCAGGTGACCAGAAACAGCCTGAGGACTCCCAAGAGGTGACAGCATTGCGGATGGCTTTATGTCTGGGAGCTGCACTTCCCTTACGATGAAAACCTCCACAGGTAATATGATCTTTGGTGGCAAAATAATGGGCTTTCACCCTCACCACACTTACATGTATTCAAAAAATTTTCCCATTAGACAAAAAAGTgcaagttttaaatttataaagctCATTCCATAACATGACACAAGAAGTACTTTGAAAAGGAACTTGATTCAAACCAGTTAAAACTTATATTGACAGCACAAAACCTGACAGAAAATAACTACTGAggagttttcaaaataaagataaataaaacattattttaatatattaaatactttatttaaatcAAGTATAAAAATCACACATTTGTTCTATTGTTTCACAAAACTTCTAATATCACATTATCTACACACAGTACCTCGGGTACCAAATTCCATTCATTTCGACAatcatgaaagaatatttttaaatataggctGTATTTCAAAATTTGATATATAAATACAGATACAGATACACATTGACTTTAAATAATCTATTTacaaaagctattttaaaaagccaaagcaATTTACTGGCCTCTGAAGAAAATTATGACACACATGCCATTTTGACACCTACTCAATGGATTATACCTAGAAAATTACTTGGTGAATACTATATACTGGAATACAAATTCACATAAAATTACTTGATTTAAAATCTGttcaattttagaataaaaaattaaatgtaggctcacttttaaaattgcaatttttactgggtgcaatggcacacacctgtaatcccagtgctcaggaagctgaggtaggaggatcataaaaTACTATACTACTAAGAGAATTTCTTGGCTTTGGGTCattccatttctttcctcttaGAAGTTAAAAAGTATTATTAGATACAGTAAAACAATTTTAAGCAtagatttaaaaaagcaaaatgcagTCTGCCACTTCTTCATTACTGCATATTGCAATGGGTCTACCAGATCCAAGGCCTTCCAAAGAAAGCTGGCTTATACCAAATACTGATTTTCTTCCTGTAACTCACACTTGTCTACCGAGTCAATTACCCAGCGTTCTTGAAGGATCTTAAACTTCTTCTTAAGAGTTCTTCTAAAAGCTTTAAAATCCGAAACACGACTGTGATCCTCCCCAACAATTACATGGGACACTCCCTCAGCTAAGTGAGCAGCCACCTTTGCCCCGTGGAACCGGAGCTCCAAGGCGCTGATGGCTAATCTCGTTCCCTCGATTCTGGTACTCGAGTCATTAATAACAGTGTACATGTCCACATAAATGGTGTGGTGTCGAAACATACTGAGAGGAGAGCAGTCCCAAGAGTATCGATACTCCAAATCAGCAATCACAGAGGCCATTTCTTCAGGAGTCTGttcattagaatttttaattcCTGAGAACACTTCTTTCAGTAGGTTCAAATCTGTATCAACAAAATAACTATCACCATAGCGATCATATTCACGGGCAAAATGCTGTTTTGTTGATGGGCACATGTGAATCATAAAGCGAGGCTGCCATGGAACACAGCTTTTGGTCTCAAAACATTCTAAAAGCCACACAGGCTTGACAACATCATGTGTATCAGAAGCAATAATGTTTTTCACTCTGATGTTCTCAGAACCTGCAATTACACAGTATGTGTCTGGGCCTGGATTCTGTACAATATAGCCACCGAACTCTGCAATTCTGTTCTCCAAGTCAGGCTTTGGATGGCTGTCTGTTCCACTCATAACACAAAACTCGACATCTTCAAATATATTGGAAACTTTGCTAACGTTAGAAAGGTTAGGTGCCTTTAGGTGTTCAATAACTCCAATAGCCTTCTTCACCTTTGGGGGAGCTCTCCGCTTTTTCTCTTGTGGTTCATCATCTCCACCTGGGCAAAAGTGCTTTGAAGCGAGCTTTCCAGAGGCCTTCCCCCGCAGCTGTTCTAAGTCCTCCAGGGTCATGCACTCATGCCACTCCTTGTCATCCCTGATCTTCTCAATCCGCGGAAAACGCAACGTGCAGCCAGTTCTGTACATATCACTGGGGACAATCTCTGCGGCCTTAACCTGAACGATGACAGAATTGCAAGGCTCGATGTACACTTCTGGCTTCTCTGTTCCACACAAAATGCTGCCTGGTGGAGCTTTTCTATGAAAAGCTTTCCAGTAGTTGGCCAATTTCAAACCTAGATCATACAGTTCTTTCATGGTGTATCCTGAGCCAACACGACAGAGAGTATGAAACACAGACGGCTTCTTACCAGGAGGGGGCTTCTCTGCTACTGCACACAAAAAATGAGACATCATTCCACCCCGCAAACCTTTACCCCAATAGCCTCCCACAATTAAGATATCCAATTCATCCATTAGTCCAGTGACATACTCAGGCTTAATTTTTAAccatccttcacctcttttgtctGGCTTGTAAATGGACAAGGGATGTTTTATCATGATTCCCTCCTCTCTCTTATCTATTGCTTCATTCAATGCATCGATGACTTCATTCTTGGTATGAGCTTGTGCTTTCTGCACTATCTCCACCCGACCTGGTATTGGTGTAAAGGTACTGCCAAGGATCTCATACCTTTTTCTCAGGATCTCACGTCCTAGCTTTTTATTATTAACCATCAACACGTCAAAAACACAATAACAAGTCTGCAGATCAGAATCTTCCACCATCCTTTTAATATCAAACTTATTGCCCTTTTGCATAAAAGTCTGGGTGTTTGGGTTGTAGGCCATCATCTCTCCATCAAGGATACAGGTTTGCACATTTGGATGGAATGCATTATGAATGAATGGGGTGAGAGAACCCTCTTGCGGAGAGGCACCAAACTGTTCAGTGTAGTTATAGCCATTTCGGGAAAAGTACTGATAAACGTCGCCATCTTTGTGCATCTGCATCCGCTCACCATCAAGTTTGGTTTCGATGTAGAAACTCTGGTGTCTCATGTCCTTCTCTATGTGCTCAATGTTTGCTATTGCAGCTAGCATTGGTTTGAAGGCAGAAAACAAAGTGATGGAAATGTCAGTGAGTCCTACAGAGGGATCATGCAGCTGTGTACAGACTTTTTCCAGATCTGTGGTAACATTATGCAACTCGACAGCATCActgtgaaaaacagaaaatatagttTGCTGACTAACACCAAGCTTTAAGTCCTTCACAATCATTCGTATGAGCCACTTTTGTTCCAGTGCTGAACTCTGAGTTATAAGCTGAAGAAGACTCTTTTTCACCAAGTCTTTTCTTTTGGCAGAATTATTGCTGGCAATGGAATCTAAAAGTTCATTTACTTGCTGTATGGTTAAACTTCCTTTTTGCAAACATCGGGGCTTCAGCACAAAGTAGGCAATCATTGCAAAGTCCCCAGCCTCTCCACGCGTCCCAGTGGGGGTCCTGTAATTGAGGAGCTTTAGGGCATCTTTCCCTTCCCTCGGCAAATTAAGCAATTCAATATAAAGCTTGGCCAGCATAGTTTCTTTGATTCCATAAGCCATTCTCTCTCGTTCTAGCTGAGGAAGAATAAGTCTCATGGCCGGATAAAAAGAATCTGTAACATTTTTTTGGTTCTTATGAAGTGCATCATGAAATTTTCTCCAAGAATCTAAAAATTCCTTGAAGTGTCTGATTTTTTCTACACGTCCTTTACTTTTCTGTATTCGCTCTAAAGTTGAACATAAATCTGCAAAGGGAACATGAGATGCAACAGTCTGTGGAGTTTGTGAGGCAGCCATGGAAGCAGAGGATCCTTTGGTTTAACTAATGATGctaaaagagaataagagaaaCGTAAAATTCAGCTACGTTTTTAACATAATGGCCTTACAGAAATCACCTGTttcatagtaaatatttattaatgtttagTAAATGAAAATGTATCAATTCTATATAAGACATATGAAATGTGTTTCAACCTCTACATATAATAACCATTTTACTTAAACCTAATTTGCATGTTATCAACAGTATGACTTTCTCCATTTCCTGAAAttataacaatgaaaaataattttgatcttTCTCCCTAAATACCAACATTCATCGAATCAATTCTTTCATTGCATACTTATTTACCACATAATACAAAAGAACACTGCTaataaaaaaggtagaaaaacaaaaccaggaaCAATACACTTCATTTCTAGGTCATGAAGTAAGGTCTGCCTTTTCATGTATCTTTTTTCTCAAACTACACTGCCCAAAACAGATGTTCTTTAACACATAACTCCCACACTGAATTGAAATTTGACTTCCTAGGAATTGTGAAACCCTAATCATAGATAAGGTCTTTGACAAAACACTTGTCAAAGATATCTATGCAAAATCATTCCAGCAATTCAAGACCTAATTCAGAATTCTCTCCCCATGAATTCCTCACTTTAACTATCCATTTCATCACAGGTACTTGCAGATTTATAAACACAAATCCATTAGCACACTCCCTTTGGCTCATGCCATATGCCAGTTATCCCCAAGTACTCAGTGCTGGTGCCCACACCAGGCACTGCACTAGGGCAGATACACCATGTTTCTGCTTTGAAAGAGTTTACATTCTGTGAAGAAAAAAGGGTGTAGTCAGAACTAACTATAATGAAATGTTAAGTGctttagcaaaaataaaacaaataaaatgtagagATAATTTTTTCACTGAAGTCTTCTAAAATCAAATAATAGATCCTTTGTTGGGTTAGGGGCTAGAACATTTCCTACAATGGTTACCAAACATGTAAAATTCCTTTGAAGTTTTAAATATTGATGTTAGTTTTTCTAGAATCTATAATATATCAGAGCTATTTTAATTAAGGCTTAATTAAAATAAgctattttttccaaaatagacttCAAGTAAAATGAGTGCTCTACAGCTTCTCTCGAGATCACAGCTTCTCTTGTCATCTCAGATCCTGTCTGGCACACCAGCATGCAGTGGAACCAGAGGCTTTTTATGAAGTAAAGAGCTCTACTCTAGAGTAAAAGCCATGGGATTCCCCACTTCAGCACACAAAACAGATACACACCATCTCTACAGGCCAGAAACCATGTTGTAATTTCAGCTACCGGTGGCAAACCCATAGTAGCTTTGTTTGCCTGTCACTTACTAAACCCCTACAGTTGGTTCCTGGGAAAGCATATGGGGAAAGTCGTGCTGATCACATATGTACACACCAACCCACTGGTGGGGTACAGCCTCGTTCTGATGGCACTGGCAATGGTTCACAGCTGCCACTGGGCAGCCTGCAGAGAAAAACCATGCCCCTCTCAGTCTAATTTTTGACAAAGCAAGCCCCACTTCTACTAAGCAGTTTAGATCAAGAGATAAGCCCAGGACAGACCACTTTCCTCAGACTTTGATTATAGTAACTGCCTTCCCTTTCATACTCTGGTTTGCATAACTGACTGTACCACCTGGTTCTCTCAAGTGGATATACTACAGCACACATGCTGCATCtataatttatgtaatatatatataagattaaCTTTATTAAGAAATACTTCTCTGAATATTCAAACATTGATATAGTTTTTATAGATCTGTTTGTAAATGCCACATGGTCTCAAAGTCAAAATTTCATTCAAGACTTCAATTACtttacaaaatgacaaaatttaggTAATGGTGTGAATACACAtgtatcttaaaataattatatgtacaGGTAATGAAATTACAAAATTACTATAAAAAGAATAGACAATTTTTGCTTATTGCCATTGCATAAAAAGTCAAATATCTGgatctcaattttcttttatatgcactctaattttattttttggattctGAGCTTTTTAGCTAATTCTTTCCATTTGCAATGAGACAAAAAAGCTTTGTTGTTATGCTCAGTTCTGGAGTCTAACAAATACTCAAACGTGGACTATAGCTGTGTGATTAATATGGGACAATTTCTTAAAGTTTCAGCTTAAGAGTacaatgaagtttaaaaataaaaaaaaaaatttaaatttaaaaaacctttGGAAATTAGAAGGGGGATGAAATCAGATCATTTTTACATACGTGCTCAACCCAGTGCCCTATTAGGAAATCCTTGAAACTGTCAGTACTTTAATGTTTACCGATCCGCACAACATTTAAAATCTAATAGTGCAATATTGAGCAAATAAGaatgggtggggggaggaggatgCTTCAGTTTTAACAGTAATAAAGTGAAGCTTTCAAGAGACTGGAAGCAGTAATTAACACAACGAATGCATCCGGCTGCTGCGAGATGCCACAGCAAAACCAGGGTCCGTTTTAATTAGTGATCATAGAAGATGTTCAAGCGCTGTTTTATTGGAAAAAGAGGAAGTGGCAGCACAATTGAAGTCCCCTGTGCAGCCCCGGACCAGCTGCTGCCCTCCGAGACA
This window contains:
- the Lig4 gene encoding DNA ligase 4, whose translation is MAASQTPQTVASHVPFADLCSTLERIQKSKGRVEKIRHFKEFLDSWRKFHDALHKNQKNVTDSFYPAMRLILPQLERERMAYGIKETMLAKLYIELLNLPREGKDALKLLNYRTPTGTRGEAGDFAMIAYFVLKPRCLQKGSLTIQQVNELLDSIASNNSAKRKDLVKKSLLQLITQSSALEQKWLIRMIVKDLKLGVSQQTIFSVFHSDAVELHNVTTDLEKVCTQLHDPSVGLTDISITLFSAFKPMLAAIANIEHIEKDMRHQSFYIETKLDGERMQMHKDGDVYQYFSRNGYNYTEQFGASPQEGSLTPFIHNAFHPNVQTCILDGEMMAYNPNTQTFMQKGNKFDIKRMVEDSDLQTCYCVFDVLMVNNKKLGREILRKRYEILGSTFTPIPGRVEIVQKAQAHTKNEVIDALNEAIDKREEGIMIKHPLSIYKPDKRGEGWLKIKPEYVTGLMDELDILIVGGYWGKGLRGGMMSHFLCAVAEKPPPGKKPSVFHTLCRVGSGYTMKELYDLGLKLANYWKAFHRKAPPGSILCGTEKPEVYIEPCNSVIVQVKAAEIVPSDMYRTGCTLRFPRIEKIRDDKEWHECMTLEDLEQLRGKASGKLASKHFCPGGDDEPQEKKRRAPPKVKKAIGVIEHLKAPNLSNVSKVSNIFEDVEFCVMSGTDSHPKPDLENRIAEFGGYIVQNPGPDTYCVIAGSENIRVKNIIASDTHDVVKPVWLLECFETKSCVPWQPRFMIHMCPSTKQHFAREYDRYGDSYFVDTDLNLLKEVFSGIKNSNEQTPEEMASVIADLEYRYSWDCSPLSMFRHHTIYVDMYTVINDSSTRIEGTRLAISALELRFHGAKVAAHLAEGVSHVIVGEDHSRVSDFKAFRRTLKKKFKILQERWVIDSVDKCELQEENQYLV